Proteins encoded in a region of the Coffea eugenioides isolate CCC68of chromosome 4, Ceug_1.0, whole genome shotgun sequence genome:
- the LOC113768619 gene encoding protein REVEILLE 7-like isoform X2 — translation MRAHLETTAAQTQALTEMGNGYAPKVRKPYTIKKQREKWTEEEHQRFLEALKLYGRAWRQIEEHVGTKTAIQIRSHAQKFFAKVARDSNECEGSLNPIEIPPPRPKKKPAHPYPRKVTDVTKAMLDDPHQPEQAPPFKRSGEERNSRSPTSVLSALGSDTSGSPFSEPQRSHLSPVSYTTDDAHSAIVQLTENDNECMTSDSSVEEEKEYGDAILLAASATQDDESAMELDLLTLGRACPAEDPAFEQAPATIKLFGRMVEIKENQKLSSSAPENSELSPSHSMKEKLDIRNGRHMIGSAENTIDSQVNLSLVPSCITPVACLVPQYAVSEDFGQLGSIPHMIPMWTWSHGPLLPNLSLSNQTAIENSVNNPYKGAVENEEPQREGSLTDSNSGLVTAAKSGQKIFDAIQSKNLANVERQRSTKGFVPYKRCLAERDATSSLVAAEEREGQRARICS, via the exons ATGCGGGCTCATTTGGAAACTACAGCAGCTCAAACTCAGGCCTTAACTGAAATGGGAAATGGATATGCACCAAAG GTGAGGAAGCCATATACCAtcaaaaaacaaagagaaaaatggaCAGAGGAAGAACACCAGAGGTTTCTTGAAGCTCTAAAGCTGTATGGTCGTGCTTGGCGCCAAATAGAAG AACATGTAGGCACAAAAACTGCTATTCAGATTCGTAGCCATGCTCAGAAGTTTTTTGCCAAG GTTGCACGTGATTCTAATGAATGTGAGGGTTCCCTTAATCCAATTGAAATCCCTCCTCCTCGGCCCAAGAAGAAACCTGCTCATCCTTACCCTCGTAAAGTGACGGACGTTACTAAAGCAATGCTAGATGATCCACATCAACCTGAACAAGCCCCTCCATTCAAGAGGTCAGGCGAAGAAAGGAACAGTAGGTCACCTACTTCAGTTCTGTCTGCACTTGGATCGGATACAAGTGGATCTCCATTTTCTGAGCCGCAAAGGTCTCACCTTTCGCCAGTGTCGTATACTACTGATGATGCACACTCTGCTATTGTTCAGTTAACTGAAAATGATAATGAATGCATGACATCTGACTCATCTGTTGAGGAAGAGAAAGAATATGGTGATGCAATTCTGTTGGCTGCTTCTGCAACCCAGGATGATGAATCAGCAATG GAACTCGATTTGCTGACACTTGGTAGAGCGTGTCCTGCTGAAGATCCAGCTTTTGAACAAGCTCCGGCCACAATTAAGTTGTTTGGAAGAATGGTAGAGATTAAAGAGAATCAAAAGTTGTCTTCATCAGCACCTGAGAATTCTGAACTATCCCCTTCCCACTCCATGAAAGAGAAATTAGACATTAGAAATGGCCGCCATATGATAGGTTCTGCAGAAAATACTATAGATTCACAGGTTAATTTGTCATTGGTTCCGAGCTGCATTACCCCAGTGGCTTGCTTAGTACCACAGTATGCAGTAAGTGAGGATTTTGGACAACTGGGTTCCATTCCCCATATGATACCGATGTGGACTTGGTCTCATGGTCCACTGTTGCCAAATCTTTCTTTGAGCAACCAAACAGCTATAGAGAATTCTGTGAATAATCCATATAAAGGGGCTGTTGAGAATGAAGAACCTCAAAGGGAAGGATCCTTAACTGATTCAAACAGTGGGTTGGTTACTGCAGCCAAGAGCGGGCAGAAAATTTTTGATGCTATTCAGTCTAAA